In a single window of the Anguilla rostrata isolate EN2019 chromosome 4, ASM1855537v3, whole genome shotgun sequence genome:
- the LOC135252456 gene encoding dnaJ homolog subfamily B member 4-like, producing MGKDYYRILGIQKGATDEDIKKAYRKQALKWHPDKNKAANAEEKFKEIAEAYDVLSDSKKRDIYDQFGEEGLKGGSGGGGHTDGQGGSYTYTFHGDPHATFAAFFGGSNPFEMFFGRKAANGRDEEDMDMEGDPFGSFTSFNLNSFPRERHMGVGQQLQRKQDPAIHHELRVSLEEIFHGCTKRMKISRKRLNPDGRTTRMEDKILTIEIKRGWKEGTKITFPREGDESPNNIPADIVFVIKDKPHANFRREGSNIVYPVRISLRQSLCGCSVTVSTIDGKTCNVKITDVIKPGTRRIIAGQGLPFPKNPDQRGDLVVEFDVNFPDSLPSNAKEVLKRHLPAS from the exons ATGGGAAAGGATTATTACAGAATATTGGGGATTCAAAAGGGGGCGACGGACGAGGACATTAAAAAGGCTTATAGAAAACAGGCACTGAAATGGCACCCTGATAAAAACAAGGCAGCCAACGCAGAAGAGAAATTCAAGGAAATCGCCGAGGCATACGACGTTCTCAGCGACTCTAAAAAGAGGGACATATATGACCAATTTGGAGAAGAAG gTCTTAAAGGTGGTTCAGGAGGTGGAGGGCACACTGACGGACAAGGGGGCAGTTATACCTACACATTCCACGGAGACCCACATGCTACCTTTGCCGCCTTCTTTGGGGGCTCAAACCCCTTTGAGATGTTCTTTGGCCGAAAGGCAGCCAATGGACGGGATGAGGAGGACATGGACATGGAAGGGGACCCCTTCGGCTCCTTCACCAGCTTCAACCTTAACAGCTTCCCGCGAGAACGCCacatgggggtggggcagcAACTTCAACGCAAACAGGACCCAGCCATCCATCACGAACTGCGGGTCTCCCTGGAGGAGATCTTCCATGGCTGCACGAAGAGGATGAAGATTTCCCGGAAGCGGCTAAACCCGGATGGGCGGACCACGCGCATGGAGGACAAGATCCTCACCATCGAGATCAAGCGGGGCTGGAAGGAGGGCACCAAGATCACCTTCCCACGCGAGGGTGACGAATCTCCCAACAACATCCCtgctgacattgtttttgtcattaaGGACAAGCCCCATGCAAACTTCCGGAGAGAAGGATCTAACATTGTGTACCCTGTTCGGATCAGTCTACGACAG TCTTTGTGTGGATGTTCAGTCACTGTGTCGACAATAGATGGGAAAACATGTAACGTGAAGATCACAGACGTCATCAAACCAGGAACGCGTAGAATCATTGCTGGACAAGGACTTCCTTTCCCTAAAAACCCCGACCAGAGAGGAGACCTGGTCGTGGAGTTTGACGTGAACTTTCCAGACAGTCTtccatcaaatgcaaaggaggTGCTGAAACGGCACTTGCCTGCCTCTTAG
- the LOC135252457 gene encoding PDZ domain-containing protein GIPC1-like — MPLGLRKKKKKLRESSNLVEDEDGGLAAGSSATSAVRRTGLPAPPANLRPKLVFHAQLAHGSPTGRIEGFSDVEELYAKIAAAFNVNPSEILFCTLNTHNVDMERLLGGQIGLEDFIFAHVKGLKKEVEVFKSEDALGLTITDNGAGYAFIKRIKEGSLADRIKVICVGDHVECINQKNVVGIRHYEVARMLKELPQNQRFTLKLVEPMKAFEVLEQRSKGTKPDGEDKIGTGRGTLSLPVIDHATEEEIPTEFEEKAAKKVDNLLENYMGIRDCELATNMVEVGKDKRSPDEFAMALDEALGDLAFPDEFVFDVWGAIQDAKGGPF, encoded by the exons ATGCCCCTTGGActaaggaaaaagaagaagaagttgAGGGAGAGCTCGAATTTGGTAGAGGACGAGGACGGTGGGCTCGCTGCTGGCAGCTCAGCGACGTCCGCTGTACGTAGGACCGGGCTGCCAGCCCCGCCAGCCAATTTACGGCCAAAACTGGTTTTTCACGCGCAGCTCGCCCACGGTAGCCCCACTGGCAGGATCGAAGGCTTCTCAGATGTGGAGGAGCTTTACGCCAAAATAGCAGCTGCTTTCAACGTAAACCCATCAGAG ATCCTCTTCTGCACTCTGAACACTCACAACGTAGACATGGAGAGACTTCTTGGAGGACAGATAGGCCTAGAGGACTTCATCTTTGCCCATGTGAAAGGATTAAagaaggaggtggaggtgtTCAAGTCTGAGGATGCACTGGGTCTCACCATTACTGACAATGGAGCTGGATATGCATTCATAAAG CGCATTAAGGAGGGCAGCCTGGCGGACCGCATAAAGGTCATCTGCGTCGGCGACCACGTAGAGTGCATCAACCAGAAGAACGTCGTGGGCATCAGGCACTACGAGGTGGCCCGTATGCTGAAGGAGCTACCCCAAAACCAGCGTTTCACACTCAAGCTAGTGGAGCCTATGAAGGCTTTCG AAGTACTTGAgcaaaggtcaaagggcacaAAGCCTGATGGGGAGGACAAGATTGGCACTGGCAGAGGGACTCTGAGCCTGCCGGTAATAGACCATGCAACTGAGGAGGAAATC CCAACAGAATTTGAAGAAAAGGCTGCCAAAAAAGTGGATAACCTCCTTGAGAACTACATGGGTATAAGAGATTGTGAACTAG CTACCAATATGGTGGAGGTGGGAAAGGACAAGAGGAGCCCAGATGAGTTTGCCATGGCATTGGACGAAGCCCTAGGGGACCTTGCTTTCCCAGATGAGTTTGTCTTTGATGTGTGGGGCGCCATTCAAGATGCCAAAGGGGGACCCTTCTAA
- the LOC135252458 gene encoding prostaglandin F2-alpha receptor-like codes for MSSNTTSMTGCRVMDRTFNTTLTQVELSVTASVVSMTVGILSNTLALFILVKAYRRFRLKSKASFLLFASGLVVTDLLGHLINGSLVLYVYRSHKDWTVFDPQHILCGFFGASMVFFGLSPVLLGSVMAVERCIGVTCPLFHSTALTSHHMKKLLGLTWLLALLVATLPILARRPYQIQHSRSWCFFPLGEACDWLDLFFPLLFSVLGLLALFTSILCNTVTGVVLLRSKLRRDRHCKGTSHHFEMICQLLAIMSVSCVCWGPFLVTIILRSTRDHDQHTEMRMLLAVRMATWNQILDPWVYILLRKAVLKKLFSVAANLCSPPFRALYRWNCSTLKGSMHTTASLNRPTCFSTESHNVPDSTGRATSHT; via the exons ATGTCCAGCAACACAACCTCCATGACAGGGTGCAGGGTCATGGACCGTACCTTCAACACCACCTTAACCCAGGTGGAGCTGTCTGTCACAGCCTCTGTGGTCTCCATGACCGTGGGAATCCTGTCCAACACACTGGCCCTGTTCATCCTGGTGAAGGCTTACCGCCGTTTCCGCCTCAAGTCCAAGGCCTCATTCCTGCTCTTCGCCAGTGGGTTGGTGGTAACGGACCTCCTGGGGCATCTCATCAATGGCTCCTTGGTACTGTACGTTTACAGATCCCACAAGGACTGGACAGTCTTCGACCCCCAGCACATTCTGTGTGGGTTCTTTGGGGCCTCGATGGTGTTCTTTGGCCTGAGCCCAGTGCTGCTGGGCAGTGTCATGGCAGTAGAGCGGTGCATTGGGGTCACCTGCCCGCTCTTTCACTCCACCGCCCTCACCTCCCATCACATGAAGAAGCTTCTGGGTCTCACGTGGCTCCTGGCTCTCCTTGTGGCCACCCTACCCATCCTAGCCCGCCGGCCCTACCAGATCCAGCACTCCCGGAGCTGGTGCTTCTTCCCCCTGGGGGAAGCCTGCGACTGGCTGGACCTCTTCTTccctctgctgttctctgtgctgggCCTGCTGGCACTCTTCACGTCCATCTTATGCAACACAGTGACTGGCGTCGTCCTCCTGCGGTCCAAGCTCCGCAGAGACCGGCACTGCAAGGGAACCTCCCACCACTTCGAGATGATCTGCCAGCTCCTTGCCATCATGTCCGTGTCCTGCGTGTGCTGGGGCCCTTTTCTG GTCACAATCATTCTACGGAGCACGCGGGACCACGACCAGCACACCGAAATGAGGATGCTGCTGGCGGTAAGGATGGCCACCTGGAACCAAATCTTGGACCCCTGGGTCTACATCCTCCTGCGGAAGGCGGTACTCAAGAAGCTGTTCTCGGTGGCCGCAAACCTCTGCAGTCCACCATTTCGGGCCCTCTACAGGTGGAACTGCAGCACCCTTAAGGGCTCTATGCACACCACGGCCTCTCTCAACAGGCCCACCTGCTTCAGCACAGAAAGTCACAACGTGCCCGACAGCACTGGCAGAGCCACATCCCACACCTGA